One window of Halorussus sp. MSC15.2 genomic DNA carries:
- a CDS encoding carotenoid biosynthesis protein, translating into MADSFTFALTTVAVGVAALVHAVFTWPLDATVALFVGGAAVAFVAEAVAIGLGWLEHHIGPKLLGVPLYVLLGWTGVIYVVFRVGLLVTDGAAAVAVAALLATGYDLLADHHGVEDGHWTYTDDLPGPRRRGVPWWNYAGWTVISAVTAGLALPLL; encoded by the coding sequence ATGGCCGACAGCTTCACCTTCGCCCTGACGACCGTCGCAGTCGGCGTCGCCGCACTGGTCCACGCCGTCTTCACGTGGCCGCTCGACGCGACGGTCGCGCTGTTCGTCGGTGGTGCCGCCGTGGCGTTCGTCGCCGAGGCGGTCGCCATCGGTCTCGGATGGCTCGAACACCACATCGGTCCGAAGCTTCTGGGCGTCCCGCTCTACGTCCTCCTCGGCTGGACGGGCGTCATCTACGTCGTGTTCCGGGTCGGTCTCCTCGTCACCGACGGAGCGGCCGCGGTCGCAGTCGCGGCCCTGCTCGCCACCGGATACGACCTGCTGGCCGACCACCACGGCGTTGAGGACGGACACTGGACGTACACCGACGACCTCCCCGGTCCACGGCGCCGCGGCGTCCCGTGGTGGAACTACGCCGGGTGGACGGTCATCAGTGCGGTCACGGCGGGCCTCGCCCTTCCGCTCCTCTGA
- the mptA gene encoding GTP cyclohydrolase MptA: MEEQLPDVQASEPDVTVGLNRVGVTGVTKLVELARPDKRPIVLTAEFEVLVDLPSWRKGADMSRNMEVVDEILEDAVSEPTYSVEDLCGEVAEQLLDKHDYTSKAEVKMEAEYMIKDRTPESDRPTQATADIIASATATEDGTREEIGARVTGMTVCPCSQGMMSQTAREKLEDLGVGDEEVREFLQEVPQAGHSQRGHATLTVESDGAPEADLMDLIEVARDSMSARIYNLAKRPDEDHMTFEAHANAKFVEDCVRDMAEGVVNEFPDLPDDAVVTMKQSNDESIHQHNAHAERVAEVGALREELADD; the protein is encoded by the coding sequence ATGGAAGAACAACTGCCGGACGTACAAGCCTCCGAACCGGACGTGACCGTGGGGCTGAACCGCGTTGGCGTGACCGGCGTCACGAAGTTAGTGGAACTGGCCCGCCCCGACAAGCGGCCCATCGTGCTGACCGCGGAGTTCGAGGTGTTGGTGGACCTGCCGAGTTGGCGGAAGGGCGCGGACATGAGTCGCAACATGGAGGTCGTGGACGAGATTCTGGAGGACGCCGTGAGCGAACCGACCTACTCCGTCGAGGACCTCTGCGGCGAGGTGGCCGAGCAACTGCTCGACAAACACGACTACACCTCGAAGGCCGAGGTCAAGATGGAGGCCGAGTACATGATAAAGGACCGGACGCCCGAGAGCGACCGCCCGACGCAGGCCACGGCGGACATCATCGCCAGCGCGACGGCGACCGAGGACGGTACTCGCGAGGAAATCGGTGCGCGCGTGACCGGGATGACGGTCTGTCCCTGCTCGCAGGGGATGATGAGTCAGACCGCCCGCGAGAAACTCGAAGACCTCGGGGTCGGCGACGAGGAAGTCAGGGAGTTCCTGCAGGAGGTCCCGCAGGCGGGCCACTCCCAGCGGGGTCACGCCACGCTCACGGTCGAGAGCGACGGCGCGCCCGAGGCCGACCTGATGGACCTCATCGAGGTGGCGCGCGACTCGATGAGCGCCCGCATCTACAACCTCGCCAAGCGCCCCGACGAGGACCACATGACCTTCGAGGCCCACGCGAACGCCAAGTTCGTGGAGGACTGCGTGCGCGACATGGCCGAGGGTGTGGTCAACGAGTTCCCGGACCTGCCCGACGACGCGGTGGTGACGATGAAACAGAGCAACGACGAGTCCATCCACCAGCACAACGCCCACGCCGAACGCGTCGCCGAAGTTGGGGCGCTCCGCGAGGAACTCGCCGACGACTGA
- a CDS encoding DUF6293 family protein: MQTHIVPVGFDYDRLIAPLVRDQLDVDRVILLEGAVGSEANVEYSRNLSQKLEQDFQNLLGATTERVVVADVYDYDAAFEQAYDLINAELDEGREVWVNISAMPRTVSFAFATAAHSVMVEREEDREKIHTYYTAPEKYLETELAEELRRQADLLEDLSGDAGAADGVETDRIDERLDSARDLLSEFDERGTTIGAKRVGDGHIAEIPVASFSNVKPFEEVILFQLGEEGEFESVSELAEALASELDEEYTDSFRSKVIYNVDRLGPGGKGYIEQEEHGKSYRTRLSRIGELWVRAHANGEPPRGSDT; this comes from the coding sequence ATGCAGACCCACATCGTCCCGGTCGGGTTCGACTACGACCGGCTCATCGCGCCACTCGTGCGCGACCAGTTGGACGTGGACCGCGTCATCCTGCTGGAGGGCGCGGTCGGGAGCGAGGCCAACGTCGAGTACTCGCGGAACCTCTCCCAGAAGCTGGAGCAGGACTTCCAGAACCTGCTCGGCGCGACCACCGAGCGCGTGGTCGTCGCGGACGTGTACGACTACGACGCCGCCTTCGAGCAGGCGTACGACCTCATCAACGCGGAACTCGACGAGGGCCGGGAGGTCTGGGTCAACATCTCCGCGATGCCCCGGACCGTCAGCTTCGCGTTCGCCACCGCGGCCCACTCGGTGATGGTCGAGCGCGAGGAGGACCGCGAGAAGATACACACCTACTACACCGCCCCGGAGAAGTACCTCGAAACCGAACTCGCCGAGGAACTCCGGCGACAGGCGGACCTGCTCGAAGACCTCTCCGGGGACGCCGGGGCCGCCGACGGAGTCGAGACCGACCGCATCGACGAGCGCCTCGACAGCGCCCGGGACCTCCTCTCGGAGTTCGACGAGCGCGGGACGACCATCGGCGCGAAGCGCGTCGGCGACGGCCACATCGCGGAAATTCCGGTCGCCTCGTTCTCCAACGTCAAGCCCTTCGAGGAGGTCATCCTGTTCCAACTCGGTGAAGAGGGCGAGTTCGAGTCGGTCTCGGAACTCGCGGAGGCGCTGGCCAGCGAACTCGACGAGGAGTACACCGACAGCTTCCGGTCGAAGGTCATCTACAACGTGGACCGGTTGGGTCCGGGCGGAAAGGGGTACATCGAACAGGAGGAACACGGGAAGTCGTACCGGACGCGCCTGTCTCGAATCGGGGAGTTGTGGGTCCGGGCGCACGCGAACGGGGAGCCGCCACGCGGCTCGGACACGTGA
- a CDS encoding DUF1405 domain-containing protein yields MLPDRADLPGYVAPLPESLEDLALRYAWVIVAVNLAGTAFGFWYYGFHPLPLSDPLITLQFGVEPPVMWPFVPDSPVATLFIAASLALWKLGRNSEVVNALAFFGCLKLGLWTPFVLLAFMEGFSYNSVLMYNFLFWSHLGMVAEAFVIHRYSDFPVGAVLVAVVWYGFNDVVDYFVPLVGTPHHTTLPGQEALVNGFSHPSPAHEIAAAGAVVITIGATFLALATRVKKLEAR; encoded by the coding sequence ATGCTCCCCGACCGGGCCGACCTGCCGGGCTACGTCGCGCCCCTCCCGGAGTCGCTGGAGGACCTCGCGTTGCGGTACGCGTGGGTCATCGTCGCGGTCAACCTCGCCGGGACAGCGTTCGGCTTCTGGTACTACGGCTTCCACCCGCTCCCGCTGTCGGACCCGCTGATAACCCTACAGTTCGGCGTCGAACCGCCCGTAATGTGGCCGTTCGTCCCCGACAGTCCGGTGGCGACCCTGTTCATCGCGGCCAGTCTCGCGCTCTGGAAACTCGGACGGAACTCGGAGGTGGTCAACGCCCTCGCGTTCTTCGGTTGTCTCAAACTCGGTCTCTGGACGCCGTTCGTCCTGCTGGCGTTCATGGAGGGGTTCTCGTACAACTCGGTGCTGATGTACAACTTCCTGTTCTGGAGCCACCTCGGCATGGTCGCCGAGGCGTTCGTCATCCACCGCTACAGCGACTTCCCGGTCGGCGCGGTGCTGGTCGCGGTGGTCTGGTACGGGTTCAACGACGTGGTGGACTACTTCGTGCCGTTAGTCGGCACGCCCCACCACACGACGCTTCCCGGCCAAGAGGCGCTGGTGAACGGATTCTCGCACCCCTCGCCGGCCCACGAAATCGCGGCGGCCGGAGCGGTCGTAATCACGATTGGCGCGACGTTTCTGGCGCTGGCGACGCGGGTGAAGAAGTTGGAAGCGCGGTGA
- a CDS encoding NAD(+)/NADH kinase: protein MRVGIVAQKGNSRAAVLAERIRETLPEEVTVRLDDATARRLDEEGHPVEQMDACDLVVSIGGDGTFLFAARGAGPTPILGVNLGEVGFLNGVAPEDAVETVEAVVAGYRETDTIPSREVPRLRATGEGDWSVHPALNEIVVQGPQRGHGNGLDYEVRVDDRVFTAGRGDGVLVSTPTGSTAYNLSEGGPLVHPDADALVITEMCAGESMPPLAVPSDSVVEVRADGAAFGYVSSDSTRERFETPETVTVRPDPDPTRIAEPSSDFFQALGKLD, encoded by the coding sequence ATGAGAGTCGGCATCGTCGCCCAGAAAGGGAACTCCCGCGCCGCGGTTCTGGCCGAACGGATACGCGAGACCCTCCCCGAGGAGGTGACCGTCCGACTGGACGACGCGACCGCTCGGCGCTTGGACGAGGAAGGGCACCCGGTCGAGCAGATGGACGCCTGCGACCTCGTGGTCTCCATCGGGGGCGACGGCACGTTCCTCTTCGCGGCGCGCGGTGCCGGACCGACGCCGATTCTGGGCGTCAACCTCGGCGAAGTCGGGTTCCTCAACGGCGTCGCGCCCGAGGACGCGGTCGAGACCGTCGAGGCGGTCGTGGCGGGCTATCGAGAGACCGATACGATTCCCTCGCGGGAGGTTCCCCGACTCCGGGCCACCGGCGAGGGCGACTGGTCGGTCCACCCGGCGCTCAACGAAATCGTCGTGCAGGGGCCACAGCGCGGCCACGGCAACGGACTCGACTACGAGGTCCGGGTGGACGACCGCGTCTTCACCGCCGGACGCGGCGACGGCGTGCTGGTCTCGACGCCGACCGGAAGCACGGCGTACAACCTGAGCGAGGGCGGGCCGCTGGTCCACCCCGACGCCGACGCGCTCGTGATTACCGAGATGTGCGCCGGCGAGTCGATGCCGCCGCTGGCAGTTCCCAGCGACAGCGTGGTCGAAGTTCGGGCCGACGGCGCGGCGTTCGGCTACGTCAGCAGCGACAGTACGCGCGAGCGATTCGAGACGCCGGAGACGGTCACGGTTCGACCGGACCCGGACCCGACCCGCATCGCCGAACCCTCCAGCGACTTCTTCCAAGCGCTCGGGAAACTCGATTGA
- a CDS encoding HAD family hydrolase, whose amino-acid sequence MTISAVIFDFDETLAVPARSREAVLAESTEAVGAPDLSREAYLEAHAKHLDSESRTPIFAEMLPEDSDTDPEELADAYRQKVAESLRPVEGVPGLLADLREEYALGLLTNGPSKAQWSKLDQFDWIDRFDATAITGDLEAGKPDVRAFEAVLDDLGVDPDEAVYVGDDPEADVEGARNAGLYAVQVLYEGSPDRHPDANAYVERDSLAADLPGIVRDL is encoded by the coding sequence GTGACCATCTCCGCCGTCATCTTCGACTTCGACGAGACGCTGGCCGTGCCCGCTCGCTCGCGCGAGGCGGTGCTGGCCGAGAGTACCGAGGCGGTCGGCGCGCCCGACCTGTCCCGCGAGGCGTACCTCGAAGCCCACGCGAAGCACCTCGACAGCGAGAGTCGGACGCCCATCTTCGCCGAGATGCTGCCCGAGGACAGCGACACCGACCCCGAGGAACTCGCCGACGCCTACCGCCAGAAGGTCGCCGAGTCGCTCCGGCCGGTCGAGGGCGTGCCCGGCCTGCTGGCGGACCTCCGCGAGGAGTACGCGCTCGGACTCCTCACCAACGGTCCGTCGAAGGCCCAGTGGAGCAAACTCGACCAGTTCGACTGGATAGACCGCTTCGACGCCACCGCGATTACGGGCGACCTCGAGGCCGGGAAACCCGACGTGCGCGCGTTCGAGGCCGTCCTCGACGACCTCGGCGTCGACCCCGACGAGGCGGTCTACGTCGGCGACGACCCCGAGGCCGACGTGGAGGGCGCGCGGAACGCCGGACTGTACGCCGTCCAGGTCCTCTACGAGGGCAGCCCCGACCGACATCCGGACGCCAACGCCTACGTCGAACGCGACTCGCTGGCGGCCGACCTCCCCGGAATCGTCCGCGACCTCTGA
- a CDS encoding DUF2240 family protein has protein sequence MSLRSAVAAPFQQKGTESMPESEFVVALSLDRDWFSPDQAERLIDVAAGQGLLAHDDGEVVAEFDVAAVEIAEEFVPDESILQEQSTFEKLLDKVVSAGTDKQTAVAEINDLQSRLGVTIEAAAVVYARRRGVDVGREAAEAREELKGDD, from the coding sequence ATGAGTCTCCGGAGTGCAGTCGCCGCCCCGTTCCAGCAGAAGGGCACCGAATCGATGCCCGAGAGCGAGTTCGTCGTCGCGCTATCGTTGGACCGTGACTGGTTCTCGCCCGACCAAGCCGAGCGTCTCATCGACGTGGCGGCCGGACAGGGACTGCTCGCGCACGACGACGGCGAGGTGGTCGCGGAGTTCGACGTCGCGGCCGTCGAAATCGCCGAGGAGTTCGTGCCCGACGAGTCCATCCTGCAGGAGCAGTCCACCTTCGAGAAACTGCTGGACAAGGTGGTCTCGGCGGGCACCGACAAGCAGACCGCGGTGGCCGAAATCAACGACCTCCAGAGTCGCCTCGGCGTGACCATCGAGGCCGCCGCGGTCGTGTACGCCCGGCGGCGCGGCGTGGACGTCGGCCGCGAGGCCGCCGAGGCCCGCGAGGAACTGAAAGGAGACGACTGA
- a CDS encoding histidine kinase N-terminal 7TM domain-containing protein codes for MDLSPTWLALGPLAAFAMSLYFLRHLWPYRAEPGGWLFIATIVCEAIWTGAYGVALTVHDPSLRWLFEIPIWFGKSFITVFFLAFVLEYTGRGELVRSKWMGLVAAMQTASVLLVATNPLHHLAWSNYHVEPVFGAATVAYTHQPWLFATMLTFYFLGGGAMVVLVDAFVSYGELYRGQTIAVALSLVAPFAANLAWLFEMGPAPALDLTTSALAIHLGFDFYAFFRRNMFEQTPAARRIGERAAIHDLGTPVVIADREGRVIDVNEEAERVFDPDATAGVGDTLDSLVDAQLDLSADEQSATVRTDGERREYSVTSSPVSDSTGTRVGYTLVFQDVTADRRREQRLEVLNRVLRHNLRNDLSKINGYAELIRDGTDDPAIEGHAETVLTNGRGLAELGDKAREFERAMDGERHRKRVELSALVTDVTDGFRTEYPDGRIETDVPVGLELETDPAIVRLLLSNLVENALEHGGDDPRVEIALADAEADSRSATLEVRDDGPGIPDHEVAVLTEGGENDLEHGSGLGLWVVEWSASALGGDVSFERDGGTAVTVRLPGVVTRPTPSAS; via the coding sequence ATGGACCTGTCACCGACGTGGCTGGCGCTGGGACCCCTCGCGGCGTTCGCCATGTCGCTGTACTTCCTGCGACACCTCTGGCCCTACCGGGCGGAACCCGGCGGGTGGCTGTTCATCGCCACCATCGTCTGCGAAGCCATCTGGACCGGCGCGTACGGCGTCGCGCTCACGGTTCACGACCCCTCGCTCCGATGGCTGTTCGAGATTCCCATCTGGTTCGGCAAGAGTTTCATCACGGTGTTCTTCCTCGCGTTCGTCCTCGAATACACCGGGCGGGGCGAACTCGTGCGTTCGAAGTGGATGGGTCTCGTCGCCGCGATGCAGACCGCGTCGGTCCTGTTGGTGGCGACTAATCCGCTCCACCACCTCGCGTGGAGTAACTACCACGTCGAACCGGTGTTCGGTGCGGCCACGGTCGCCTACACACATCAACCGTGGCTGTTCGCGACCATGCTGACCTTCTACTTCCTCGGCGGGGGCGCGATGGTCGTCCTCGTGGACGCGTTCGTCAGTTACGGGGAACTCTACCGCGGCCAGACCATCGCGGTGGCGCTCTCGCTCGTCGCGCCGTTCGCGGCGAATCTGGCGTGGCTGTTCGAGATGGGTCCCGCTCCGGCCTTGGACCTGACTACCTCCGCGCTGGCCATTCACCTCGGGTTCGACTTCTACGCGTTCTTCCGCCGGAACATGTTCGAGCAGACGCCCGCGGCCAGACGCATCGGCGAGCGCGCGGCCATCCACGACCTCGGCACTCCGGTCGTCATCGCGGACCGCGAGGGCCGGGTCATCGACGTCAACGAGGAGGCCGAGCGCGTGTTCGACCCCGACGCGACCGCCGGGGTCGGTGACACGCTCGACAGCCTCGTGGACGCGCAACTCGACCTGTCGGCGGACGAGCAGTCCGCGACCGTCCGTACCGACGGCGAGCGGCGAGAGTACAGCGTCACCAGTTCACCGGTGTCGGACTCGACGGGGACTCGCGTCGGCTACACGCTGGTCTTTCAGGACGTGACCGCGGACAGGCGGCGCGAACAGCGCCTCGAAGTCCTCAACCGCGTCCTGCGGCACAACCTCCGCAACGACCTCTCGAAGATAAACGGCTACGCCGAGTTGATTCGGGACGGTACCGACGACCCCGCAATCGAGGGCCACGCCGAGACGGTGCTGACGAACGGCCGCGGACTGGCCGAACTCGGCGACAAGGCCCGGGAGTTCGAGCGGGCGATGGACGGCGAGCGCCACCGCAAACGGGTCGAACTGAGCGCACTCGTCACAGACGTGACCGACGGCTTCCGGACCGAGTACCCCGACGGTCGAATCGAGACCGACGTGCCCGTGGGACTCGAACTGGAGACCGACCCCGCAATCGTCCGACTCCTGCTCTCGAACCTCGTGGAGAACGCGCTCGAACACGGCGGGGACGACCCTCGCGTCGAAATCGCTCTCGCGGACGCCGAGGCGGACTCGCGCTCGGCGACGCTGGAAGTCCGCGACGACGGGCCGGGCATCCCCGACCACGAGGTGGCGGTCCTGACCGAGGGCGGCGAGAACGACCTCGAACACGGCAGCGGTCTCGGTCTCTGGGTGGTCGAGTGGAGCGCGAGCGCCCTCGGCGGCGACGTGTCGTTCGAGCGCGACGGCGGCACCGCCGTCACCGTCAGGCTACCCGGCGTGGTCACACGTCCGACACCGTCGGCGTCCTGA
- a CDS encoding universal stress protein: MTKRILVPIDGSSQSDDALEHALKEFGDHDLTVLHVIDPVDTGYSGPVGIPGGSEEWYEKAKQESEELFEDAQAVADEYGVTLDTAAEPGRPARTIVEYADDEGFDQIVMGSHGRSGVSRILLGSVAETVVRRATMPVTVVR, encoded by the coding sequence ATGACCAAACGCATTCTCGTTCCCATCGACGGTTCGTCCCAGTCCGACGACGCGCTCGAACACGCACTGAAGGAGTTCGGCGACCACGACCTCACGGTCCTCCACGTCATCGACCCCGTCGATACGGGGTACAGCGGCCCGGTCGGCATCCCCGGCGGGTCCGAGGAGTGGTACGAGAAGGCCAAGCAGGAGAGCGAGGAACTGTTCGAGGACGCCCAAGCGGTCGCCGACGAGTACGGCGTCACCCTCGACACCGCCGCCGAACCCGGTCGCCCCGCTCGGACTATCGTGGAGTACGCGGACGACGAAGGGTTCGACCAGATAGTGATGGGGAGCCACGGTCGCTCGGGCGTCTCGCGCATCCTGCTCGGGAGCGTCGCCGAGACGGTGGTGCGACGCGCGACGATGCCGGTGACGGTGGTGCGCTGA
- the pdxS gene encoding pyridoxal 5'-phosphate synthase lyase subunit PdxS codes for MADETDIEELKRGSELVKRGFARMQKGGVIMDVVNREQARIAEDAGAVAVMALEAVPADIRKRGGVARMADPADVEEIIDEVSIPVMGKSRIGHTKEAEILAAIGVDMIDESEVLTPADDKYHIDKREFTSPFVCGARNLGEALRRIEEGAAMIRTKGEAGTGDVNQAVHHQRNIKSAIRKIEGMTHEEREAFARDIEAPAPLVHETAEEGRLPVVNFAAGGIATPADAALMMHHGCDGIFVGSGIFGAEDPEAMADAIVEATNNWDDPERLAAISKDIGSGMKGEANADLPEEEKLQGRGN; via the coding sequence ATGGCCGACGAGACAGACATCGAGGAACTCAAGCGAGGAAGCGAACTCGTCAAGCGCGGGTTCGCCCGGATGCAGAAAGGCGGCGTCATCATGGACGTAGTGAACCGCGAACAGGCCCGCATCGCCGAGGACGCGGGCGCGGTCGCGGTGATGGCGCTGGAAGCCGTCCCGGCCGACATCCGCAAGCGCGGCGGCGTCGCGCGGATGGCCGACCCCGCGGACGTCGAGGAGATAATCGACGAGGTGTCGATTCCGGTGATGGGCAAGTCGCGCATCGGCCACACCAAGGAGGCCGAGATTCTGGCGGCCATCGGCGTGGACATGATAGACGAGTCGGAGGTCCTCACTCCGGCCGACGACAAGTACCACATCGACAAGCGCGAGTTCACTTCGCCGTTCGTCTGCGGCGCGCGCAACCTCGGCGAGGCCCTGCGTCGCATCGAGGAAGGCGCGGCGATGATTCGGACGAAGGGCGAGGCGGGCACGGGCGACGTGAATCAGGCGGTCCACCACCAGCGCAACATCAAGAGCGCGATTCGCAAAATCGAGGGGATGACCCACGAGGAGCGCGAGGCCTTCGCCCGCGACATCGAGGCTCCCGCGCCGCTGGTCCACGAGACCGCCGAGGAGGGGCGTCTGCCGGTCGTCAACTTCGCGGCGGGCGGCATTGCTACGCCCGCGGACGCCGCGCTGATGATGCACCACGGCTGTGACGGCATCTTCGTCGGGTCGGGCATCTTCGGCGCGGAGGACCCCGAAGCGATGGCCGACGCCATCGTGGAGGCGACGAACAACTGGGACGACCCCGAACGCCTCGCCGCCATCAGCAAGGACATCGGGTCGGGTATGAAGGGTGAGGCCAACGCCGACCTGCCCGAGGAAGAGAAGCTTCAGGGCCGCGGAAACTGA
- the pyrF gene encoding orotidine-5'-phosphate decarboxylase — MTFFDRLRERIRTTGGVLAVGLNPDPARLPDDCREYDYPRRAFNRRIVDATYEGVAAYSVAPAYYADPEGWTALAETVAYARGRGVPVVLDAKYAEIPSPDADLLDSVDAVTVSPYLGRDALAPVLDRDLGVFVTCRTPNAGAADLQDREVAEGEMTDHNGEDEQTDDEDEKPTLAGRAAELGASWAADAAADVGLLVGGDGETVETLRERAPDRPFFAVGGARNDPEVAAHVGPASGANEGLGLVETSREVLYAGETAGRGRRRGQDDYAAAARQAAGRLAGQLNRHR; from the coding sequence ATGACCTTCTTCGACCGCCTGCGCGAGCGAATCCGGACGACCGGCGGCGTCCTCGCGGTGGGCTTGAACCCCGACCCCGCACGCCTCCCAGACGACTGCCGGGAGTACGACTACCCCCGGCGGGCGTTCAACCGCCGAATCGTGGACGCGACTTACGAGGGCGTCGCGGCGTACTCGGTCGCGCCCGCCTACTACGCCGACCCCGAAGGGTGGACCGCGCTGGCCGAGACCGTCGCGTACGCCCGCGGTCGGGGCGTCCCGGTCGTCCTCGACGCGAAGTACGCCGAAATCCCGAGTCCAGACGCCGACCTGCTCGACAGCGTAGATGCCGTGACGGTCTCGCCGTATCTCGGCCGGGACGCGCTCGCGCCCGTCCTCGACCGCGACCTCGGCGTGTTCGTGACCTGCCGGACGCCGAACGCCGGTGCGGCGGACCTACAGGACCGCGAAGTGGCGGAGGGCGAGATGACGGACCACAACGGCGAAGACGAGCAGACGGACGACGAGGACGAGAAGCCGACGCTCGCGGGGCGCGCGGCCGAACTCGGGGCGTCGTGGGCCGCCGACGCCGCGGCGGACGTGGGTCTCTTGGTCGGCGGCGACGGCGAGACGGTCGAAACCCTCCGCGAGCGCGCGCCCGACCGGCCCTTCTTCGCGGTCGGCGGCGCGAGAAACGACCCGGAGGTCGCCGCGCACGTCGGTCCCGCGAGCGGCGCGAACGAGGGCCTCGGACTGGTGGAGACCTCGCGGGAGGTCCTCTACGCCGGGGAGACCGCCGGACGCGGACGTCGGCGGGGGCAGGACGACTACGCCGCGGCGGCCCGACAGGCCGCCGGGCGACTCGCGGGGCAACTGAACCGCCATCGCTGA
- a CDS encoding KaiC domain-containing protein: MTEDDDWFERALHEDDEDGAEGDESPTADAETGETDRPDAEADDTEPADPETDQIGDSGGDDPANFGAGRSDDANALAGDSDATTESSGSAPSGGFADADPYDAEQEDGDLFDEDFASAFENAPGGGAGPAGGGTGPTGSGGGPAGGGPADATGGDSDGGFGGGGEFGMGSGDAEGFGGGFGGGEPFESEEFDDEEFESDIPRIDVGIEGLDSMIQGGVPQRSLMTTVGSAGTGKTTFGLQFLHEALEQGENAVFITLEESHDRIVSTATEKGWAFDEYEEGGSLAVIDLDPIEMANSLTSIRNDLPRLVEEFGATRLVLDSVSLLEMMYDDQATRRNEIYDFTKSLKEAGVTTMLTSEASEDNAYASRHGIIEYLVDAVFILRYIRSSDDFRETRLAVEIQKIRDANHSREIKPYSITNEGISVYRQANIF; encoded by the coding sequence GTGACCGAGGACGACGACTGGTTCGAGCGCGCACTCCACGAGGACGACGAAGACGGCGCTGAGGGCGACGAGTCCCCGACTGCCGACGCCGAAACCGGGGAGACGGACCGCCCAGACGCCGAAGCTGACGACACCGAACCTGCGGACCCCGAGACGGACCAAATCGGCGACTCCGGCGGAGACGACCCGGCGAACTTCGGCGCCGGCCGGAGCGACGACGCGAACGCGCTCGCGGGCGACTCGGACGCGACGACCGAATCGTCCGGGAGCGCACCCTCCGGCGGATTCGCGGACGCCGACCCGTACGACGCCGAGCAGGAGGACGGCGACCTCTTCGACGAGGACTTCGCCAGCGCGTTCGAGAACGCGCCCGGCGGCGGTGCAGGTCCGGCAGGTGGCGGGACAGGACCGACGGGAAGCGGGGGAGGACCGGCAGGGGGCGGCCCCGCCGACGCGACCGGAGGCGACTCGGACGGCGGTTTCGGCGGAGGCGGCGAGTTCGGCATGGGGTCCGGCGACGCGGAGGGGTTCGGCGGTGGATTCGGCGGCGGCGAACCCTTCGAGAGCGAGGAGTTCGACGACGAGGAGTTCGAGTCCGACATCCCCCGCATCGACGTCGGCATCGAAGGTCTCGACAGCATGATTCAGGGCGGTGTCCCCCAGCGGTCGCTCATGACGACCGTCGGGTCGGCCGGGACCGGGAAGACCACCTTCGGTCTCCAGTTCCTCCACGAGGCGCTGGAGCAGGGCGAGAACGCGGTGTTCATCACCCTCGAAGAGAGTCACGACCGCATCGTCAGCACGGCGACCGAGAAAGGCTGGGCGTTCGACGAGTACGAGGAAGGGGGCAGTCTCGCGGTCATCGACCTCGACCCCATCGAGATGGCGAACAGTCTGACCTCCATCCGCAACGACCTGCCGCGACTGGTCGAGGAGTTCGGCGCGACCCGCCTCGTGCTGGACTCGGTGTCGCTGCTGGAGATGATGTACGACGACCAAGCCACCCGTCGGAACGAGATTTACGACTTCACCAAGAGCCTGAAGGAGGCCGGGGTGACGACGATGCTCACCAGCGAGGCCAGCGAGGACAACGCCTACGCCTCCCGGCACGGCATCATCGAGTACCTCGTGGACGCGGTGTTCATCCTGCGGTACATCCGGAGTTCCGACGACTTCCGCGAGACGAGGCTGGCGGTCGAGATTCAGAAGATTCGGGACGCGAACCACTCCCGCGAAATCAAACCCTACTCCATCACGAACGAGGGCATCAGCGTCTACCGGCAGGCGAACATATTCTAG